A window of Corvus hawaiiensis isolate bCorHaw1 chromosome 17, bCorHaw1.pri.cur, whole genome shotgun sequence contains these coding sequences:
- the ZHX3 gene encoding zinc fingers and homeoboxes protein 3, with the protein MASKRKSTTPCMIPVKTLVLQETEQDAGEDDHEGTQPEAPAEGPAASDAGASNSNNGALSNGHRGIADGDTYICKSCDFGSQDLHQFFGHLDSEHSDFSKDPAFACVGCSFLANSHEGLLHHNTESHAGETSFVWRVVKQDSRTAVEQSLCEATSSHDLPGEVPEEGADGQSEIIITKTPIMKIMKGKPEAKKIHTLKENVSSQLGGESEVKDGEHSFPNGSVPVSQPTASSTKSSHIVNGSIIGNVPVLQAGVAQLVSLQQQPPLHQQLPTSKSLPKVMIPLSSIPTYNAAMDSNSFLKNSFNKFPYPTKAELCYLTVVTKYPEEQLKIWFTAQRLKQGISWSPEEIEDARKKMFNTVIQSVPQPTITVLNTPLVANPGTVPHLIQATLPGHVVGQPEGTGGLLVTQPIMANGLKGTSSSFTLAVTSVPKPQPAAQHSTVSSSNTSGVKVVNSAQSLLTACPAISSQTFLDPNVYKNKKSHEQLSALKGSFCRNQFPGQAEVERLTKITGLSTKEIRKWFSDRRYHYRNVRGGRAVFPGDSALDSLPEITFDVPPRGAELSPAAAAATPAPHHPPRRQSWHQAPDFTPTKYKERAPEQLKALESSFAQNPLPAEEEVNRLRGETKMTRREIDSWFSERRKKKVAEENKKVEEVAQQEEEEAENGGGEGEDSSDEQRATSENGSVDASSSNPNSAERKVSPIKINLKNLRVTESNGKNEVPGTGANEKGDGSSSRPPTPPKTKLNFKKTAQQRHLLKQMFVQTQRPTNQEYDAIVSQTGLPRAEVIRWFGDSRYGYKNGQLKWYENYRRGVFPPGLVEVSPAGREVLEDYYEKHKGLREEDVPGLCERARLGAQQLKVWFAVKAEEEGRGSGPEAARSRKGPCEAGAEASESSEAWEPGGQEGSAGTPDAPGPPPATRLETD; encoded by the exons ATGGCTAGCAAAAGGAAATCCACAACTCCCTGCATGATACCAGTAAAAACACTGGTGCTTCAGGAGACTGAACAGGATGCTGGAGAAGATGATCATGAAGGAACACAGCCAGAGGCTCCTGCAGAAGGACCAGCAGCGAGTGATGCTGGGGCCAGCAACAGTAATAATGGAGCTTTGTCCAACGGGCACCGCGGCATTGCCGATGGTGACACTTATATCTGCAAGTCTTGTGACTTTGGGTCTCAAGACCTTCACCAGTTCTTTGGGCACTTGGACTCTGAGCACTCAGACTTCAGCAAAGACCCCGCGTTCGCCTGCGTCGGGTGCAGCTTCCTGGCCAACAGCCACGAAGGGCTCTTGCACCACAACACGGAGTCTCACGCCGGTGAGACGAGCTTTGTCTGGAGGGTGGTGAAGCAGGACAGTCGTACAGCCGTGGAGCAAAGTCTCTGTGAGGCCACCAGCAGCCATGACCTGCCGGGAGAGGTCCCTGAAGAAGGGGCAGATGGCCAGTCTGAAATTATCATTACCAAAACCCCCATCATGAAGATAATGAAGGGTAAACCCGAGGCCAAAAAAATCCACACGCTGAAGGAGAATGTGTCAAGTCAGTTGGGCGGTGAGTCAGAGGTGAAGGATGGAGAGCATTCATTCCCAAATGGGTCTGTGCCAGTCAGCCAGCCCACTGCAAGTTCAACAAAGTCATCCCACATAGTGAATGGCTCCATCATAGGAAACGTGCCTGTTCTGCAGGCCGGTGTTGCACAGCTTGTGtcgctgcagcagcagcccccgTTGCATCAGCAGCTCCCCACATCCAAGTCCCTTCCCAAGGTGATGATCCCACTGAGCAGCATTCCCACGTACAATGCTGCCATGGACTCCAACAGCTTCCTGAAAAACTCTTTCAACAAGTTCCCCTACCCCACCAAAGCTGAGCTCTGCTACTTGACCGTGGTGACCAAGTACCCAGAAGAGCAGCTGAAGATCTGGTTCACTGCGCAGAGGCTGAAGCAGGGCATCAGCTGGTCACCGGAGGAGATCGAAGATGCCAGGAAAAAGATGTTCAACACTGTTATTCAGTCTGTGCCACAACCCACCATTACGGTGTTGAACACACCCCTGGTTGCAAATCCTGGGACTGTTCCCCATCTTATCCAGGCAACTTTACCAGGCCACGTGGTGGGGCAgccagaggggacaggggggctgCTGGTCACACAGCCCATCATGGCAAACGGGTTGAAGGGCACCAGCTCCTCCTTCACCTTGGCAGTGACTTCTGTCCCCAAGCCGCAGCCGGCGGCGCAGCACAGCACCGTGAGCTCCAGCAACACATCTGGGGTCAAGGTGGTCAACAGCGCCCAGTCACTGCTCACCGCCTGCCCTGCCATCTCCTCGCAGACCTTCCTGGATCCCAACGTCTACAAAAACAAGAAGTCCCATGAGCAGCTCTCAGCCCTCAAAGGCAGCTTCTGCAGAAACCAGTTCCCTGGCCAGGCTGAAGTCGAGCGGCTGACAAAGATCACAGGCTTGTCCACCAAGGAGATCCGAAAATGGTTCAGCGACAGGAGGTACCACTACAGGAACGTGAGAGGCGGCCGGGCCGTGTTCCCTGGGGACAGTGCTCTTGATTCCCTGCCCGAAATCACCTTCGACGTCCCACCCAGAGGAGCCGAGCTGAGCCCTGCGGCAGCGGCGGCCACaccagcccctcaccacccGCCACGGCGGCAGTCGTGGCACCAGGCACCCGACTTCACCCCGACCAAGTACAAGGAGCGAGCGCCGGAGCAGCTGAAAGCCCTGGAGAGCAGTTTTGCCCAAAATCCCCTTCCTGCGGAGGAAGAGGTGAACCGCCTGAGGGGGGAAACAAAGATGACACGGAGGGAGATTGACAGCTGGTTCTcggagaggaggaagaagaaggtgGCGGAGGAAAATAAGAAAGTGGAAGAGGTGgctcagcaggaggaggaagaggcagagaaTGGAGGCGGGGAAGGGGAAGACTCCTCGGATGAGCAGAGGGCCACGAGTGAAAACGGCTCAGTCGACGCCTCCAGCAGCAACCCGAACTCGGCGGAGCGGAAGGTGAGTCCCATCAAAATCAACCTGAAAAACCTGCGAGTGACCGAGTCCAACGGCAAAAACGAGGTACCGGGGACCGGCGCAAATGAAAAGGGGGATGGCAGCTCCAGCCGGCCGCCCACCCCTCCCAAAACCAAACTGAACTTCAAAAAAACAGCCCAGCAGCGGCATCTGCTGAAGCAAATGTTCGTGCAGACCCAGCGCCCCACGAACCAGGAGTATGACGCCATCGTGTCCCAGACGGGCCTGCCGCGGGCCGAGGTCATTCGCTGGTTCGGGGACAGCCGGTATGGCTACAAGAACGGGCAGCTGAAGTGGTATGAGAACTACCGGCGGGGGGTCTTCCCCCCGGGGCTGGTGGAGGTCAGCCCCGCCGGCCGGGAGGTGCTCGAGGACTACTACGAGAAGCACAaggggctgcgggaggaggACGTGCCCGGCCTCTGCGAGCGCGCCCGCCTCGGCGCCCAGCAGCTCAAGGTGTGGTTTGCGGTGAaggcggaggaggagggcaggggcTCCGGCCCCGAGGCGGCCAGGAGCCGGAAAGGGCCATGCGAAGCCGGCGCGGAGGCGTCGGAGAGCAGCGAGGCGTGGGAGCCGGGCGGCCAGGAGGGCAGCGCTGGGACCCCCGACGCCCCCGGCCCACCGCCCGCCACAAGGCTGG aaacagaCTGA